CAGCAGGCTGCCGGTGTACTCGGGGAACACGTCGATCTCGCCGGACTCGACCTCGGGCATGTACGCGTCGCGCTGGCCGATGTTGAGCTTCTTCTCGACGGTGAACCCGGCGCCCTCGAGCGCCTGGGCGTAGATCTCGGCGATGATCTCGTTGGAGTAGTACCCCTGCGAGCCGACGACGATCGTCTCGGAGTCGCCCGACCCGGATCCGGCGTCGCTCGACGGCTCGTCGAGCGGGTTGCCGCCGCAGGCGGACAGGGCGAGTGTCGCCGCGGCCACCAGGCCGACGGCGAGGACGGAGCGCTTGCCTCGTGCTGTGAACATGGACTTCCTCTTCTTCTCTGGGACTTCTTCTGGTGCTGTGAAAGCGGGACGGAGAGATCAGGCGGTGGATGCCGCCGGCGCGGGGGCCGGCGTGAGCGGACGGGTGCGGCGGCGAGCCGGGCGACCGGTGCGGAGCCCGCGCGGAACAGCAGCATGCTGCGCGGCGGCGAGCAGCAGGTCGACGAGCAGCGCGAGCACGGCGACGATGAGGGCGCCGCCGAGCACCTGATCGAAGCGACGCAGCGGGATGCCCTGGATGATCGGCCAGCCAAGTCCGCCGAGATTGACGTAGGCGGCGATCGTGACGGTCGCGATGACCTGCAGCAGCGCCGAGCGGATGCCGCCGACGAGCAGGGGAAGACCGAGGGGCACCTCGACCTTCCAGAAGATCTGCCACTCGGTCATGCCCATGGCCCGCGCCGCATCGATCACGCGGCGGTCGATCGCCTCGAGGCCCGTGTAGGCACCGGCGAGGAGCGACGGGATCGCAAGCAGCACGAACGTCGTGATGGCGGCCTCCGGCACTCGGAGCACTCCGAGGAGGAGGACCAGGAGCACCATGAGACCGAACGCGGGAATGGCACGCGCGGCTCCCGACACCGCGACGGCGATCTCGCGGCCGCGGCCGGTGTGACCGATCAGCCAGCCGAGCGGCAGGGCGATGATCGCGGCGATCAGCACCGAGATCGCGGTGAGCGCGAGGTGCTCGCCGAGGAGCTTGGGCAGGGCGTAGTTCCCGGTCCACTGCGCCGGGGCGAGCATCCACGCGATGGCGTCCGCGAAGAGATTCATGCGGCTGCCCTCACGGGAACGGCGCGGCTCGCGGAGACGCGACTCGTCGCGGTCGTCCACGGCATCAGAGCGCGTCCGAGCAGCAGCAGGATCAGGTCGATCACGAGCGCGATGATCACGACCGCGACGACGCCGGCGAAGACCTCGGCGATGATGCGACGCTCGAGCCCGTTCGTGAACAGGTAGCCGAGGTTCGTCACGCCGATCAGGATGCCGACGGTGGCGAGCGAGATCGTGCTGACGGCGGCGACCCGCAGCCCCGCGAGGATCACGGGGCCCGCCAGCGGGAACTCGACCGCCCAGAAGCGGCGGAACGGCGCGAAGCCGGTGGCGGTCGCCGCCTGGCGGACGCCGTCGTCGACCGAGTCGAGGCCGTCGGCGACCGCGCGGACCAGGATCGCCACCGCGTAGATCGTCAGCGCGATCACGAGGTTGGTCTCGCTGATCGCGGAGTAGCCGAGCGTGGCAGGCAGCAGGATCAGCAGGGCCAGCGACGGGATCGTGTAGAGCAGACCCGTGAGCACGATGATCGGACCCCGCACGAGCCGGTACCGCCACGCGACCCAGCCGAGCGGGAGCGAGAGCACGAAGCCGAGCACGATCGGCACGATGCTCTGGCGCAGATGCACCAGCGTCAGCTCGAAGATCAGGCCGAGGTTGTCGGTGACCCAGTTCACGACAGTCCGTCCTGCCCGGCGGTCGTGGCGACGGCATCCGTCTCGGTCTCTGCCACGATCGCTCCCTGCGTGCGGCCCTCGGAGTCGACGACGACGGTGCCGTGCGGGGTCTCCTTGAGGTGCAGCGCGCGGCGTCCGCGGTCAGCACCGATGAACGCGGCGACGAAGTCGTCGGCAGGATTTTCGATGATCTCGCTCGGGCTGCCCACCTGCACGATGCGCGCGCCCTTGTCGAGGATGACCACCTGGTCGCCGAGCAGGAACGCCTCGTCGATGTCGTGCGTGACGAAGACGACCGTCTTGTCGAGCTCGTGCTGCAGTCGCAGGGTCTCCTGCTGCAGGTCGGCGCGGACGATCGGGTCGACGGCGCCGAACGGCTCGTCCATCAGCAGGATGTTCGGGTCGGCGGCGAGCCCGCGAGCCACTCCGACGCGCTGCTGCTGACCGCCGGACAGCTGGCTGGGGTAGCGCTCGGCGAGCGCCTGGTCGAGGCCGACGGTGTCGAGCAGGGCGCGGGCCCGCTTGTGCGCCTCGGGCTTCTTGACGCCGGTGAGACGGAGGACGGTCGCGACGTTGTCGATCACCGAGAAGTGCGGCATGAGGCCGGAGTTCTGCATGACGTAGCCGATGCGACGGCGCAGCTGCACGGGATCGCCGACGAGCACGTTCTCTCCGTCGATCTCGATGTCGCCGGAGGTCGGCTCGACCATGCGGTTGATCATGCGCAGCAGCGTGGTCTTGCCGCATCCCGACGATCCGACGAAGACGGTGGTCTTGCGCGACGGAAGCACGAGGTTGAAGTCGTTGACGGCCACGGTGCCGTCGGGAAACTGCTTGGTGACGTTGCGGAACTCGATCATGGGCTACTTTCCAGACGGTCGATCGACGAGGCGGGCATCGGCGCCTCGGCGCCGGCAGACGGTCGTCATTCGGAGATCTCGACCCGCGGATCGAAGGCGACGAACCCGGAGAAGTCCTTGCCGACGCGGTCGAAGGCCGACGGGTACGGGGTCGGGTACGACCACGCGTAGTCGGTGTGAAGCTGGTCTCCGGCCTGCACCGAGTAGTACTGGGCCGCGCCCTTCCACGGACACGTGTAGGGAGTGGGGCTCTCGACGAGCGCACCGGTCGCGATGGATGCCGGCGGGAAGTACCAATTTCCCTCGATGCGGGCGAGATCGCTCTCGTCGGCCTCGGCGATCACGGTTCCTGCGAGTACAGCCTTCATGGTCCTGCCTCCTCAGATGTGGGTTCGAGCGTATAAGACGTGTGCGACATCCGGGTCGGGGTTGCGCGCAGAGCCGTCAATGTGAGAAACATTCCTGGATCTGTTCGGTGCCGAGGCGACAGCGGATTGCGCGATCGCGCCGCATCCCGCCTGTCAGGCGGACTGACGCCCGTAGCCCTCCAGCAGACGGAGCCAGATCTCGCTGATCGTCGGGTACGCCGGCACCGCGTGCCAGAGCCTCTTGATCGGCACCTCTCCGACGATCGCGATCGTGGCGGCCTGCACGAGCTCGGCGACCTCGGGGCCGACGAACGTCGCACCGAGGATCACGTCGCGCGCGGTGTCGATCACGAGACGCGCCTGACCCTCGAAGCCGTCCTCGTAGACGCTCGCACCGGCGACCCAGCCGAGGTCGTAGTCGACGACCTCCACCTCGTGCCCCGCCTCGCGGGCCGCGGCTTCGGTGAGTCCGGCGGAGGCGACCTCGGGGAACGAGAACGTGACCTGGGGCACGGCGGCGTGATCGGCCGTGGCGACGTGCCGACCCCAGGGGGCGTCGTCGACCTCCTCGCCCTTGGCCCGCGCGGCGATGACGTCTCCGGCCGCCCGCGCCTGGTACTTGCCCTGATGCGTGAGGAGCACGCGGCCCGTCACGTCGCCCACCGCGTAGAGCCAGTCGCTGCCGGGCACGCGCATCGTGTCATCCGTCTCGATCCAGCGTCCGGGCTCGAGCCCCACGGTCTCCAGACCGATGTCGCGGTTGTGCGCCGAACGCCCGGTCGCCGCGAGCACCTCGCTCGCGGTGATCTCCTCACCGTCGTCGAGGGTGATCGTGACACCCGCGTCGCTGCGGTGGACGGAGGTCGTGCCGGTCGAGGTGCGCACGTCGACGCCCAGCTCCTTCAGTCCGGCCGCCACGCGCTCGCCCGCGAAGGGCTCCATCGTCGAGAGCAGGTCGCCCCGGGCGATCAGCGTCACGGTCGACCCGAGCGACGCGTAGACCGTCGCCATCTCGACCGCCACGACGCCGCCGCCGATGACCGCGAGACTCTTCGGCAGCTCCTCGGCGCTCGTCGCCTCGCGACTGGTCCACGGAGCGGCCTCGCGCAGCCCGTCGATCGGCGGGATCACCGCTTCCGACCCGGTGCTGATCGCGACCGCGTGACGGGCGCGCAGCACGCGCGTGCCGCCGTCGGCATCCGTCACGGTGACCTCGCGCTCACCGGTGAGGCGGCCGAAGCCGCGGGCGAGGTCGATACCGGCCGAGTCGAGCCACTTGACCTGGCCGTCGTCCGACCAGTTGCTGGTGAAGGAGTCGCGGCGGTCGAACACCGCACGCACGTCGAGGGTGCCGGTCACCGCCTGCGACGCTCCGCCCACGTGCTGCGCGGCACGCAGGGCCTGGGCCGGACGCAGCAGCGCCTTCGAGGGCATGCACGCCCAGTACGAGCACTCGCCTCCGACGAGCTCGCTCTCCACGATGATCGCGGTGAGTCCGCCCTGCACGGCGCGGTCCGCGACGTTCTCGCCCACGGCACCTCCGCCCAGGACGATCAGGTCGTACTCGTCGGTCTTCTCGGCAGCAGTCATGTCGCACCTCTCCGTCGCCCAGTCTCGCTCAAGAGCAACGTCGAGTCACGGGTGAGTTGTTCCCTGGAGCACGGTACGGATGTCGGGAGATCGGACGGATGCCGGGGCGGACCGCGGCGGCGGGGACCATCGACGGCAGTGCCAGCAGGATCACGCGGTGTTCGTGAGGGAATCCCCAAACGGACACAGTGTGGCGTCCTGGGTTACCGTTCGACGCCCGAGTTTTGCTTTACGGCTAG
This genomic interval from Microbacterium sp. LWH11-1.2 contains the following:
- a CDS encoding ABC transporter permease, giving the protein MNLFADAIAWMLAPAQWTGNYALPKLLGEHLALTAISVLIAAIIALPLGWLIGHTGRGREIAVAVSGAARAIPAFGLMVLLVLLLGVLRVPEAAITTFVLLAIPSLLAGAYTGLEAIDRRVIDAARAMGMTEWQIFWKVEVPLGLPLLVGGIRSALLQVIATVTIAAYVNLGGLGWPIIQGIPLRRFDQVLGGALIVAVLALLVDLLLAAAQHAAVPRGLRTGRPARRRTRPLTPAPAPAASTA
- a CDS encoding ABC transporter permease subunit; translated protein: MNWVTDNLGLIFELTLVHLRQSIVPIVLGFVLSLPLGWVAWRYRLVRGPIIVLTGLLYTIPSLALLILLPATLGYSAISETNLVIALTIYAVAILVRAVADGLDSVDDGVRQAATATGFAPFRRFWAVEFPLAGPVILAGLRVAAVSTISLATVGILIGVTNLGYLFTNGLERRIIAEVFAGVVAVVIIALVIDLILLLLGRALMPWTTATSRVSASRAVPVRAAA
- a CDS encoding ATP-binding cassette domain-containing protein; the protein is MIEFRNVTKQFPDGTVAVNDFNLVLPSRKTTVFVGSSGCGKTTLLRMINRMVEPTSGDIEIDGENVLVGDPVQLRRRIGYVMQNSGLMPHFSVIDNVATVLRLTGVKKPEAHKRARALLDTVGLDQALAERYPSQLSGGQQQRVGVARGLAADPNILLMDEPFGAVDPIVRADLQQETLRLQHELDKTVVFVTHDIDEAFLLGDQVVILDKGARIVQVGSPSEIIENPADDFVAAFIGADRGRRALHLKETPHGTVVVDSEGRTQGAIVAETETDAVATTAGQDGLS
- a CDS encoding DUF427 domain-containing protein translates to MKAVLAGTVIAEADESDLARIEGNWYFPPASIATGALVESPTPYTCPWKGAAQYYSVQAGDQLHTDYAWSYPTPYPSAFDRVGKDFSGFVAFDPRVEISE
- a CDS encoding NAD(P)/FAD-dependent oxidoreductase — its product is MTAAEKTDEYDLIVLGGGAVGENVADRAVQGGLTAIIVESELVGGECSYWACMPSKALLRPAQALRAAQHVGGASQAVTGTLDVRAVFDRRDSFTSNWSDDGQVKWLDSAGIDLARGFGRLTGEREVTVTDADGGTRVLRARHAVAISTGSEAVIPPIDGLREAAPWTSREATSAEELPKSLAVIGGGVVAVEMATVYASLGSTVTLIARGDLLSTMEPFAGERVAAGLKELGVDVRTSTGTTSVHRSDAGVTITLDDGEEITASEVLAATGRSAHNRDIGLETVGLEPGRWIETDDTMRVPGSDWLYAVGDVTGRVLLTHQGKYQARAAGDVIAARAKGEEVDDAPWGRHVATADHAAVPQVTFSFPEVASAGLTEAAAREAGHEVEVVDYDLGWVAGASVYEDGFEGQARLVIDTARDVILGATFVGPEVAELVQAATIAIVGEVPIKRLWHAVPAYPTISEIWLRLLEGYGRQSA